The following are encoded together in the Oncorhynchus nerka isolate Pitt River linkage group LG25, Oner_Uvic_2.0, whole genome shotgun sequence genome:
- the LOC115109250 gene encoding MAU2 chromatid cohesion factor homolog isoform X2 — protein MVVVIGKMASNVEAPESWYLALLGFAEHFRTSSPPKIRLCVHCLQAVFQFKPPQRVEARTHLQLGSVLYHHTKNSELARSHLEKAWFISQQIPQFEDVKFEAASLLSELYCQQNLVDSAKPLLRKAIQISQQTPYWHCRLLFQLAQLHTLEKDLVSACDLLGVGAEYARVVGSEYTRALFLLSKGMLLLMERKLGEVHPLLTLCGTIVENWQGNPIQKESLRVFFLVLQVTHYLDAGQVKSVKPCLKQLQQCIQTISTLHDDEILPSNPADLFHWLPKEHMCVLVYLVTVMHSMQAGYLEKAQKYTDKALMQLEKLKMLDSSPILSTFQVILLEHIIMCRLVTGHKATALQEISQVCQLCQQSPRLFTNHAAQLHTLLGLYCISVNCMDNAEAQFTAALRVSDLTTHQELWAFIVTNLASVYIREGNRHQELYSLLERINPDHNFPVSSHCLRAAAFYIRGLLSFFQGRYNEAKRFLRETLKMSNAEDLNRLTACSLVLLGHIFYVLGNHRESNNMVVPAMQLASKIPDMSVQLWSSALLKDLNKALGNTIDAHEAAQMHQNFSQQLLQDHIAACSLPEHNLISWTDGPPPGQFQAQNGPTSSLASLL, from the exons ATGGTTGTTGTTATTGGGAAAATGGCGTCCAACGTAGAGGCCCCGGAATCTTGGTACCTCGCCCTTCTCGGCTTTGCAGAACATTTCCGCACCTCAAGTCCACCCAAAATCCGTCTGTGTGTACATTGTCTTCAAGCTGTTTTCCAGTTTAAACCTCCGCAAAGGGTTGAGGCAAGAACTCATCTTCAACTAGGCTCGGTCCTCTATCATCATACGAAGAACAGCGAGCTCGCGCGGAGCCACTTGGAGAAAGCG TGGTTCATTTCACAACAA ATCCCACAGTTTGAAGATGTTAAATTTGAGGCTGCAAGTCTTTTATCAGAACTCTACTGTCAGCAG AATCTGGTGGATTCTGCAAAGCCTTTACTGCGAAAGGCAATTCAGATCTCACAGCAGACTCCCTATTGGCACTGCCGCCTGCTGTTTCAACTGGCG CAACTGCACACTCTAGAGAAGGACCTTGTGTCTGCATGTGACCTCCTGGGTGTCGGTGCTGAGTACGCCAGAGTGGTGGGTTCGGAATATACCAG AGCGTTGTTTCTCCTGAGTAAAGGAATG CTCCTACTGATGGAGAGGAAGCTGGGGGAGGTGCACCCTCTGCTCACTCTGTGTGGGACCATCGTGGAGAACTGGCAGGGAAACCCCATCCAGAAAGAGTCTCTCAGGGTCTTCTTTCTGGTGCTGCAGGTCACACACTACCTGGACGCTGGACAG GTGAAGAGTGTGAAGCCCTGTCTGAAGCAGCTGCAGCAGTGCATCCAGACTATCTCTACACTCCACGACGATGAGATCCTGCCCAGTAACCCGGCTGACCTCTTCCACTGGCTGCCCAAAGAGCACATGTGTGTTCTCGTCTACCTG GTGACTGTCATGCACTCCATGCAAGCAGGGTATTTGGAGAAGGCACAGAAATACACAGACAAAGCACTCATGCAGCTTGAGAAACTAAAAA TGCTAGACAGCAGTCCCATCCTCTCCACTTTCCAGGTCATTCTGCTGGAGCACATCATCATGTGCCGGCTAGTCACTGGTCACAAGGCCACCGCATTACAAGAG ATCTCCCAGGTCTGCCAACTGTGCCAACAGTCCCCCAGGTTATTCACCAATCACGCTGCCCAGCTTCACACTCTACTA GGCCTGTATTGCATATCTGTCAACTGTATGGACAATGCAGAGGCACAGTTCACCGCCGCTTTGCGGGTAAGTGAC CTAACCACACACCAGGAGCTGTGGGCGTTCATTGTAACAAACCTGGCCAGCGTCTACATCAGGGAAGGAAACAGACACCAGGAG CTCTACAGTCTCCTTGAGAGGATAAACCCTGATCACAACTTTCCTGTGAG cTCTCACTGTCTCCGCGCTGCAGCCTTCTACATCCGAGGACTCTTGTCCTTTTTTCAAGGACGTTACAACGAGGCCAA ACGGTTCCTTAGAGAAACTTTGAAGATGTCCAACGCGGAGGACCTGAATAGACTGACAGCTTGCTCACTTGTTCTGCTAGGCCATATATTCTATGTACTGGGAAACCACAGG GAGAGCAACAACATGGTGGTTCCAGCGATGCAGCTGGCCAGCaagatccctgacatgtctgtcCAGCTGTGGTCCTCGGCCCTTTTAAAAG ATCTGAATAAGGCCCTGGGAAACACCATAGATGCCCATGAAGCAGCTCAGATGCACCAGAACTTCTCGCAGCAGCTTCTCCAAGACCACATCGCTGCCTGCAGCCTCCCCGAACACAACCTCATCAGC TGGACGGACGGCCCACCACCTGGGCAGTTTCAAGCCCAGAACGGCCCAACATCCAGCCTGGCCAGCCTGCTATGA
- the LOC115109250 gene encoding MAU2 chromatid cohesion factor homolog isoform X4: MVVVIGKMASNVEAPESWYLALLGFAEHFRTSSPPKIRLCVHCLQAVFQFKPPQRVEARTHLQLGSVLYHHTKNSELARSHLEKAWFISQQIPQFEDVKFEAASLLSELYCQQNLVDSAKPLLRKAIQISQQTPYWHCRLLFQLAQLHTLEKDLVSACDLLGVGAEYARVVGSEYTRALFLLSKGMLLLMERKLGEVHPLLTLCGTIVENWQGNPIQKESLRVFFLVLQVTHYLDAGQVKSVKPCLKQLQQCIQTISTLHDDEILPSNPADLFHWLPKEHMCVLVYLVTVMHSMQAGYLEKAQKYTDKALMQLEKLKMLDSSPILSTFQVILLEHIIMCRLVTGHKATALQEISQVCQLCQQSPRLFTNHAAQLHTLLGLYCISVNCMDNAEAQFTAALRLTTHQELWAFIVTNLASVYIREGNRHQELYSLLERINPDHNFPVSSHCLRAAAFYIRGLLSFFQGRYNEAKRFLRETLKMSNAEDLNRLTACSLVLLGHIFYVLGNHRESNNMVVPAMQLASKIPDMSVQLWSSALLKDLNKALGNTIDAHEAAQMHQNFSQQLLQDHIAACSLPEHNLISWTDGPPPGQFQAQNGPTSSLASLL, translated from the exons ATGGTTGTTGTTATTGGGAAAATGGCGTCCAACGTAGAGGCCCCGGAATCTTGGTACCTCGCCCTTCTCGGCTTTGCAGAACATTTCCGCACCTCAAGTCCACCCAAAATCCGTCTGTGTGTACATTGTCTTCAAGCTGTTTTCCAGTTTAAACCTCCGCAAAGGGTTGAGGCAAGAACTCATCTTCAACTAGGCTCGGTCCTCTATCATCATACGAAGAACAGCGAGCTCGCGCGGAGCCACTTGGAGAAAGCG TGGTTCATTTCACAACAA ATCCCACAGTTTGAAGATGTTAAATTTGAGGCTGCAAGTCTTTTATCAGAACTCTACTGTCAGCAG AATCTGGTGGATTCTGCAAAGCCTTTACTGCGAAAGGCAATTCAGATCTCACAGCAGACTCCCTATTGGCACTGCCGCCTGCTGTTTCAACTGGCG CAACTGCACACTCTAGAGAAGGACCTTGTGTCTGCATGTGACCTCCTGGGTGTCGGTGCTGAGTACGCCAGAGTGGTGGGTTCGGAATATACCAG AGCGTTGTTTCTCCTGAGTAAAGGAATG CTCCTACTGATGGAGAGGAAGCTGGGGGAGGTGCACCCTCTGCTCACTCTGTGTGGGACCATCGTGGAGAACTGGCAGGGAAACCCCATCCAGAAAGAGTCTCTCAGGGTCTTCTTTCTGGTGCTGCAGGTCACACACTACCTGGACGCTGGACAG GTGAAGAGTGTGAAGCCCTGTCTGAAGCAGCTGCAGCAGTGCATCCAGACTATCTCTACACTCCACGACGATGAGATCCTGCCCAGTAACCCGGCTGACCTCTTCCACTGGCTGCCCAAAGAGCACATGTGTGTTCTCGTCTACCTG GTGACTGTCATGCACTCCATGCAAGCAGGGTATTTGGAGAAGGCACAGAAATACACAGACAAAGCACTCATGCAGCTTGAGAAACTAAAAA TGCTAGACAGCAGTCCCATCCTCTCCACTTTCCAGGTCATTCTGCTGGAGCACATCATCATGTGCCGGCTAGTCACTGGTCACAAGGCCACCGCATTACAAGAG ATCTCCCAGGTCTGCCAACTGTGCCAACAGTCCCCCAGGTTATTCACCAATCACGCTGCCCAGCTTCACACTCTACTA GGCCTGTATTGCATATCTGTCAACTGTATGGACAATGCAGAGGCACAGTTCACCGCCGCTTTGCGG CTAACCACACACCAGGAGCTGTGGGCGTTCATTGTAACAAACCTGGCCAGCGTCTACATCAGGGAAGGAAACAGACACCAGGAG CTCTACAGTCTCCTTGAGAGGATAAACCCTGATCACAACTTTCCTGTGAG cTCTCACTGTCTCCGCGCTGCAGCCTTCTACATCCGAGGACTCTTGTCCTTTTTTCAAGGACGTTACAACGAGGCCAA ACGGTTCCTTAGAGAAACTTTGAAGATGTCCAACGCGGAGGACCTGAATAGACTGACAGCTTGCTCACTTGTTCTGCTAGGCCATATATTCTATGTACTGGGAAACCACAGG GAGAGCAACAACATGGTGGTTCCAGCGATGCAGCTGGCCAGCaagatccctgacatgtctgtcCAGCTGTGGTCCTCGGCCCTTTTAAAAG ATCTGAATAAGGCCCTGGGAAACACCATAGATGCCCATGAAGCAGCTCAGATGCACCAGAACTTCTCGCAGCAGCTTCTCCAAGACCACATCGCTGCCTGCAGCCTCCCCGAACACAACCTCATCAGC TGGACGGACGGCCCACCACCTGGGCAGTTTCAAGCCCAGAACGGCCCAACATCCAGCCTGGCCAGCCTGCTATGA
- the LOC115109250 gene encoding MAU2 chromatid cohesion factor homolog isoform X1: MVVVIGKMASNVEAPESWYLALLGFAEHFRTSSPPKIRLCVHCLQAVFQFKPPQRVEARTHLQLGSVLYHHTKNSELARSHLEKAWFISQQIPQFEDVKFEAASLLSELYCQQVPNLVDSAKPLLRKAIQISQQTPYWHCRLLFQLAQLHTLEKDLVSACDLLGVGAEYARVVGSEYTRALFLLSKGMLLLMERKLGEVHPLLTLCGTIVENWQGNPIQKESLRVFFLVLQVTHYLDAGQVKSVKPCLKQLQQCIQTISTLHDDEILPSNPADLFHWLPKEHMCVLVYLVTVMHSMQAGYLEKAQKYTDKALMQLEKLKMLDSSPILSTFQVILLEHIIMCRLVTGHKATALQEISQVCQLCQQSPRLFTNHAAQLHTLLGLYCISVNCMDNAEAQFTAALRVSDLTTHQELWAFIVTNLASVYIREGNRHQELYSLLERINPDHNFPVSSHCLRAAAFYIRGLLSFFQGRYNEAKRFLRETLKMSNAEDLNRLTACSLVLLGHIFYVLGNHRESNNMVVPAMQLASKIPDMSVQLWSSALLKDLNKALGNTIDAHEAAQMHQNFSQQLLQDHIAACSLPEHNLISWTDGPPPGQFQAQNGPTSSLASLL; encoded by the exons ATGGTTGTTGTTATTGGGAAAATGGCGTCCAACGTAGAGGCCCCGGAATCTTGGTACCTCGCCCTTCTCGGCTTTGCAGAACATTTCCGCACCTCAAGTCCACCCAAAATCCGTCTGTGTGTACATTGTCTTCAAGCTGTTTTCCAGTTTAAACCTCCGCAAAGGGTTGAGGCAAGAACTCATCTTCAACTAGGCTCGGTCCTCTATCATCATACGAAGAACAGCGAGCTCGCGCGGAGCCACTTGGAGAAAGCG TGGTTCATTTCACAACAA ATCCCACAGTTTGAAGATGTTAAATTTGAGGCTGCAAGTCTTTTATCAGAACTCTACTGTCAGCAGGTACCG AATCTGGTGGATTCTGCAAAGCCTTTACTGCGAAAGGCAATTCAGATCTCACAGCAGACTCCCTATTGGCACTGCCGCCTGCTGTTTCAACTGGCG CAACTGCACACTCTAGAGAAGGACCTTGTGTCTGCATGTGACCTCCTGGGTGTCGGTGCTGAGTACGCCAGAGTGGTGGGTTCGGAATATACCAG AGCGTTGTTTCTCCTGAGTAAAGGAATG CTCCTACTGATGGAGAGGAAGCTGGGGGAGGTGCACCCTCTGCTCACTCTGTGTGGGACCATCGTGGAGAACTGGCAGGGAAACCCCATCCAGAAAGAGTCTCTCAGGGTCTTCTTTCTGGTGCTGCAGGTCACACACTACCTGGACGCTGGACAG GTGAAGAGTGTGAAGCCCTGTCTGAAGCAGCTGCAGCAGTGCATCCAGACTATCTCTACACTCCACGACGATGAGATCCTGCCCAGTAACCCGGCTGACCTCTTCCACTGGCTGCCCAAAGAGCACATGTGTGTTCTCGTCTACCTG GTGACTGTCATGCACTCCATGCAAGCAGGGTATTTGGAGAAGGCACAGAAATACACAGACAAAGCACTCATGCAGCTTGAGAAACTAAAAA TGCTAGACAGCAGTCCCATCCTCTCCACTTTCCAGGTCATTCTGCTGGAGCACATCATCATGTGCCGGCTAGTCACTGGTCACAAGGCCACCGCATTACAAGAG ATCTCCCAGGTCTGCCAACTGTGCCAACAGTCCCCCAGGTTATTCACCAATCACGCTGCCCAGCTTCACACTCTACTA GGCCTGTATTGCATATCTGTCAACTGTATGGACAATGCAGAGGCACAGTTCACCGCCGCTTTGCGGGTAAGTGAC CTAACCACACACCAGGAGCTGTGGGCGTTCATTGTAACAAACCTGGCCAGCGTCTACATCAGGGAAGGAAACAGACACCAGGAG CTCTACAGTCTCCTTGAGAGGATAAACCCTGATCACAACTTTCCTGTGAG cTCTCACTGTCTCCGCGCTGCAGCCTTCTACATCCGAGGACTCTTGTCCTTTTTTCAAGGACGTTACAACGAGGCCAA ACGGTTCCTTAGAGAAACTTTGAAGATGTCCAACGCGGAGGACCTGAATAGACTGACAGCTTGCTCACTTGTTCTGCTAGGCCATATATTCTATGTACTGGGAAACCACAGG GAGAGCAACAACATGGTGGTTCCAGCGATGCAGCTGGCCAGCaagatccctgacatgtctgtcCAGCTGTGGTCCTCGGCCCTTTTAAAAG ATCTGAATAAGGCCCTGGGAAACACCATAGATGCCCATGAAGCAGCTCAGATGCACCAGAACTTCTCGCAGCAGCTTCTCCAAGACCACATCGCTGCCTGCAGCCTCCCCGAACACAACCTCATCAGC TGGACGGACGGCCCACCACCTGGGCAGTTTCAAGCCCAGAACGGCCCAACATCCAGCCTGGCCAGCCTGCTATGA
- the LOC115109250 gene encoding MAU2 chromatid cohesion factor homolog isoform X3 — translation MVVVIGKMASNVEAPESWYLALLGFAEHFRTSSPPKIRLCVHCLQAVFQFKPPQRVEARTHLQLGSVLYHHTKNSELARSHLEKAWFISQQIPQFEDVKFEAASLLSELYCQQVPNLVDSAKPLLRKAIQISQQTPYWHCRLLFQLAQLHTLEKDLVSACDLLGVGAEYARVVGSEYTRALFLLSKGMLLLMERKLGEVHPLLTLCGTIVENWQGNPIQKESLRVFFLVLQVTHYLDAGQVKSVKPCLKQLQQCIQTISTLHDDEILPSNPADLFHWLPKEHMCVLVYLVTVMHSMQAGYLEKAQKYTDKALMQLEKLKMLDSSPILSTFQVILLEHIIMCRLVTGHKATALQEISQVCQLCQQSPRLFTNHAAQLHTLLGLYCISVNCMDNAEAQFTAALRLTTHQELWAFIVTNLASVYIREGNRHQELYSLLERINPDHNFPVSSHCLRAAAFYIRGLLSFFQGRYNEAKRFLRETLKMSNAEDLNRLTACSLVLLGHIFYVLGNHRESNNMVVPAMQLASKIPDMSVQLWSSALLKDLNKALGNTIDAHEAAQMHQNFSQQLLQDHIAACSLPEHNLISWTDGPPPGQFQAQNGPTSSLASLL, via the exons ATGGTTGTTGTTATTGGGAAAATGGCGTCCAACGTAGAGGCCCCGGAATCTTGGTACCTCGCCCTTCTCGGCTTTGCAGAACATTTCCGCACCTCAAGTCCACCCAAAATCCGTCTGTGTGTACATTGTCTTCAAGCTGTTTTCCAGTTTAAACCTCCGCAAAGGGTTGAGGCAAGAACTCATCTTCAACTAGGCTCGGTCCTCTATCATCATACGAAGAACAGCGAGCTCGCGCGGAGCCACTTGGAGAAAGCG TGGTTCATTTCACAACAA ATCCCACAGTTTGAAGATGTTAAATTTGAGGCTGCAAGTCTTTTATCAGAACTCTACTGTCAGCAGGTACCG AATCTGGTGGATTCTGCAAAGCCTTTACTGCGAAAGGCAATTCAGATCTCACAGCAGACTCCCTATTGGCACTGCCGCCTGCTGTTTCAACTGGCG CAACTGCACACTCTAGAGAAGGACCTTGTGTCTGCATGTGACCTCCTGGGTGTCGGTGCTGAGTACGCCAGAGTGGTGGGTTCGGAATATACCAG AGCGTTGTTTCTCCTGAGTAAAGGAATG CTCCTACTGATGGAGAGGAAGCTGGGGGAGGTGCACCCTCTGCTCACTCTGTGTGGGACCATCGTGGAGAACTGGCAGGGAAACCCCATCCAGAAAGAGTCTCTCAGGGTCTTCTTTCTGGTGCTGCAGGTCACACACTACCTGGACGCTGGACAG GTGAAGAGTGTGAAGCCCTGTCTGAAGCAGCTGCAGCAGTGCATCCAGACTATCTCTACACTCCACGACGATGAGATCCTGCCCAGTAACCCGGCTGACCTCTTCCACTGGCTGCCCAAAGAGCACATGTGTGTTCTCGTCTACCTG GTGACTGTCATGCACTCCATGCAAGCAGGGTATTTGGAGAAGGCACAGAAATACACAGACAAAGCACTCATGCAGCTTGAGAAACTAAAAA TGCTAGACAGCAGTCCCATCCTCTCCACTTTCCAGGTCATTCTGCTGGAGCACATCATCATGTGCCGGCTAGTCACTGGTCACAAGGCCACCGCATTACAAGAG ATCTCCCAGGTCTGCCAACTGTGCCAACAGTCCCCCAGGTTATTCACCAATCACGCTGCCCAGCTTCACACTCTACTA GGCCTGTATTGCATATCTGTCAACTGTATGGACAATGCAGAGGCACAGTTCACCGCCGCTTTGCGG CTAACCACACACCAGGAGCTGTGGGCGTTCATTGTAACAAACCTGGCCAGCGTCTACATCAGGGAAGGAAACAGACACCAGGAG CTCTACAGTCTCCTTGAGAGGATAAACCCTGATCACAACTTTCCTGTGAG cTCTCACTGTCTCCGCGCTGCAGCCTTCTACATCCGAGGACTCTTGTCCTTTTTTCAAGGACGTTACAACGAGGCCAA ACGGTTCCTTAGAGAAACTTTGAAGATGTCCAACGCGGAGGACCTGAATAGACTGACAGCTTGCTCACTTGTTCTGCTAGGCCATATATTCTATGTACTGGGAAACCACAGG GAGAGCAACAACATGGTGGTTCCAGCGATGCAGCTGGCCAGCaagatccctgacatgtctgtcCAGCTGTGGTCCTCGGCCCTTTTAAAAG ATCTGAATAAGGCCCTGGGAAACACCATAGATGCCCATGAAGCAGCTCAGATGCACCAGAACTTCTCGCAGCAGCTTCTCCAAGACCACATCGCTGCCTGCAGCCTCCCCGAACACAACCTCATCAGC TGGACGGACGGCCCACCACCTGGGCAGTTTCAAGCCCAGAACGGCCCAACATCCAGCCTGGCCAGCCTGCTATGA